The following is a genomic window from Dioscorea cayenensis subsp. rotundata cultivar TDr96_F1 chromosome 10, TDr96_F1_v2_PseudoChromosome.rev07_lg8_w22 25.fasta, whole genome shotgun sequence.
TTTTGTTAGTTAAATGTGTAATGTATGATGAAGGTTCTTTACAGGGAGTCATTCTATGGTAGCTATTTATTGGTCAGGAATATTGTTAGATCATTCTTCTACTTCTACTTTACTGCACTTAACATTTGCATTTTTATGATTAAAGGGTTTGCATACTGTTTCCACTTGTTATGTGAACCATTGAACAAATCCAACTGGGAATTGTAAAACTTGTGCCTGAATATTTAGTACTCTCGATGCCAGGAGTCATTAACATATAGTCTAagcatatttttgaaaatattcatGCATATGTATAATTGTTAATAAAGAAAAACCCTGAGAATGTGGTTTACCTGTAAACAAAACATTGGCTTTGTACTTCAATTTATGAATATATTTGATTCTGACCCATTCATATAATTGTGCTGCTTCTGCAACTCAAATTTCTATCTAAAGATCTCTTTAGAACAACTTTTTAGCTTTTCCTTCATGATTAAATGCCCCTAAAACTCTTTTCAGGGCTATTCGCCATCCAGCAAGTGGATATGTCCAAGGAATAAATGATCTTGTTACACCATTTCTAATAGTATTTTTATCAGAATATCTAGATGGAAACATGGAAAATTGGTCAATTTCAGATTTATCTGGAGAAGTTATCTCTTGTGTAGAAGCTGACTGCTATTGGTGCCTCTCAAAACTTCTTGATGGTATGCAAGATCACTATACATTTGCTCAACCTGGAATTCAGCGGCTTGTTTTCAAATTGAAAGAGCTGGTTCGACGGATAGATggtatcattttaattatttgtaaatgAATTTTCCAATACTTATGTTATAGCAACATATTGCAGTTAACATTTAtatctttcattttttccatttgacTATCACACGGACCATGCACATGAATGAAGGGGGTTCACCTTTCAATTGAGTTGCTTTGtgaaaaataaagtaattatAATCACGATTGAAGGCCATTGTGTAACTTAAAAACTGTAGAAAGTTCTTTCGTTTATGCTTCACCTGCCACTTTGCTTAGATCAAATTCTCGTCGtgcaaaatcattatttttattttatgtttacaCTAGATTTCCTGGAAgcataaaaatcattattttattttattcctgcTCTTCTGGCTCCCTGAATTGCACAtgcaatattaatatttgatttgcTATGCCTTTCTGTTCAATTAATTAGTCTCATGCTTCTGCAAATTCAAACATTgacttattttatattttatttttttgcaagaaCCGGTTTCCAGACACATGGAGGAGCAAGGGCTGGAGTTTCTTCAGTTTGCTTTTCGTTGGTTCAATTGTCTCTTAAATCGTGAGGTAGTCATTAAGTAAATTTAGAAGTGTGAGGCTTTTGAATGTTAACAGATAAAGCTAAAGTGTGTTTCATAACTTTGTAGATCCCTTTCCATCTGGTTACGCGTTTATGGGATACTTATCTTGCTGAAGGTGACTCATTGCCGGATTTCCTTGTCTATATATGTGCCAGTTTTCTACTGACAGTGAGTTgtctctttctctattatttacTACAAAATTTCATAGCTGACGTATGGAATAAcataaacttgataaatttagaTTGGTTATCTAGACAGTTCTCTGTTGtctagtttttcttttctatacTTTATCTTGTGATGCTCAATCCGAATAGCTCTAATGAAGAATTTTACTTATGGCTTTGGTTGGGAACAATGACCATATATTTTTCCGATAGTAATTTGTTAGATAGGAATACCTTTGTTTATGAAATCCACTCAAGTAATTCTACCAGAAATTACTAAATCATCTTCTTAGGACTATTATTGAGAGATCCATCCAAGAGAATTGGCATACATTCTTGAAAAACAGAGAATGCTCAGGTTGAATTGTGTCTTCATGATTAAAGATGAAAACTATGATGTTGTTTATTAAAGCTTCATTTCATCATCTTCCAAGTTATTGCACTACTTTATCGAGTTATTTCTTCGGGttcaatgattattttttttaaaaaaaatctgatgATGTTACCAACTTTATCCAGTGGTCAGATAAGCTCCAAAAGCTTGAATTTCAAGAGATGGTCATGTTCCTTCAACACCTTCCTACAGAGAACTGGACTCACCATGAATTGGAGATGGTCTTATCAAGAGCCTACATGTGGCATGCTATGTTTAATAGATCTCCAAGCCACCTTGCCAGCTAATcaagtttcttattttttattttttattttttttccttttatttttgttttttatttaactaaacaATGAATTCCTGCTTGTTTAATATATCTCCATATGTATACTGCACTTGTGTTAACTCTGGGGAGATGTGAGAGAAATATGAATGTATCTaccaaatgaaagaaaatagatAACCTGCCACCAAAATCttcatatttgaatatattcttatttgtatatgtttgatttttgcTTTTAGAGGACTGTATATACAAAAATTGGTTTTGAGCCATGATAGTCATTGAATGGAGGATGCTCTCTTGTTTGATATTAACAGTAATTATTCTATCAATCATTgactgtttgtttgtttgtttttttattttcccttcgtgttttttttttttaatttgtggatTATACTAACAAGTATGACTTTTTGGAAGGGCATACACTGGTAAAGAATTAATTTCtcaattcatcattcatttgtGTATTTCAGATTGTGTGAGTTGAGATTTAAATTCACTTTACTTTTTCAGTAAGGACATGAATATTTCTAAATAAGGGATTTAGTGGTGATAGATCAAAATGAGATAATATTtggttttatgttatttttattatgcattttaatttgttaaatttaatttaaaattatgttgaatCATCAATGATCTCTTGACTTAATAATCtcttgatttattaatattagattttttatagAAGATTGTTCATTTcccttaaaattttataataagatttaaaatttagcACATACAAAATGAGGACATAGGTACATTGAAAGATTAATTGCATGACACTAAAAAGTGGTCGTTTTGTTCatatttagtaatatatatagagtaagaaaatgaaggtttttttttaaattaacttttatataaatataaatatatgatattcaACAACAAATATCTATTTTTGTCTGGATACCCAAGCaaaactcaaaaattgaaatgtaCAAAAATACCCCACTCCCACTCCCACCCCCAACCCCCACTAAAGACCCATACAAAGTCATCTTTCCATGGGTCTCTTCGTTTCGAAACGGATCaacaaaaccctcatttcttcTCCGGCCTTCACCGCCGCCTGCAATTCCATCTACGCCGATTGCCAGTCCAAAGCCCAGCACGCTTTCTCCGGCCTCCGCCGCTACCAGCTCCTTGACGCCGCCGTTCACCTCCACACCACACTCTCCACCACCGTCCCCCTCATCCACCGTTGGGTTTCTTCACCCCCAAGCCAAGCCCAGGTCGATGCAGCGCTACACCGGCTGGATCCGCACGGCGGATGGGAAGATCTCTATCCAAACCAGTTCCGTTCTTTCGCGCTGGAGCTGTTCCAGGATGCAGTGGTGTGTGGTGCCAGCTCGACGGTGATCAAGGGGGTGCCTATCGGCGCAGCGGGCATAGCCGGAGTTGGTATCGCGAGCCACGCCGGAGCTGGGTTTGTTGGGAGGATCATCGGAGTCTACGCCGTTGGGGTTGTCGCCGCTGTCTATCTTAACTTGTCCTAAAAAACTCTATATATTATTCtggaccctttttttttttttcttttatatataatttgaatgttatattttatcatatatttctagaaaattaaaaagaaatcataatagTTGGTGTACGGTAATTACTCGTATATGTGATTAAGAGATTTTGAGTTGTTCTCCCTATTATATGCTAATCTATTGTAATTGGTGTGTATTTCtgtatctgttttttttttaattaattttataaaaaaaattgtataattaaaactgaactttttattcttttattttatttaagcaATCGaaccattaaaaaattattaaataacatataaatagaaatttgttaacaaaataagaaaaaaagggtaaaaTTAACTTAcctcattaatttattaattaataagtaaaattataattttaaacctGTTTCAAAATATCATTCATTTaccttaaatttattattatataataagaaCAGGTCATTAAATCTTAATCTTAACAaacacaataatattttatttaataaattaaaacataatttagtggttttatcttgtttatatttaaaatgagacattcttaaacacaatgtaaaaaaaataatatatatttatcattaatttataaaaaaaaaatatttttatttatatcctaACCACCTCTTGAGAAGAAATAACCACACATTTgagaagaaataagaaataactCACACGTAAGAGAAAGTAAACACCCTCGATCTTCCCCTGCATGAtgtgattattttaatatctaaaaaattattttaaacctCCTCACTAAATAAATtgagtatttaaataaaaattaatataaatgtaacaatttatatatttgaatattatCATTTCTCAAAAATCTAACTCATTAGTTAAATAGcagcattttgcactttgtaGATACAAAACGAccttacaaataataattataggaTAAATGAAACCCAAActccacatttaaaaaaaaaaaaaaaacctctttttgttttgagaaagaCGACAAGCACCGGAACCTAGAGACAAACACGTAGAGAAGCAACGCTCACCACTAAACCGTACCCTCACCTTACACGAGACGGGGATCAAACTCGAGGAGCCACACTCGACACTCGAGACAAACACCCTACGCaagggacccgatgccaatagactAAATAGTcgtttgaattaaaaacctcTCTTCTATTTTCTAATTTCAAAACATcacagaaaaataaatttatgaattttctttttctttcaaatttttttttttgggggagaAAATGCACTCTAATTTATATAGAGAAACAACTCGAACAATTCAGAAGGATAAAAAGATCATCAACCTCATCAGAGCTGGCGATCAGCGGCGGCGGCGACGAACGGCAGGTAAGGCGTCTTCCCGAGAACGCAGCTAATCAAGCCGTAAACGAAGCACACGGAACTGAACACGAAGAGAGAGCTATACCCAATCTCCAGCACCTGGAAGCCGACCCCTCTCGTCGGCACGCCGAACACTCGCTGGATGAGCGACGGCAAAGCCAAGAGCACGTCCAGCACCACGGCTTGCATCGCGTTGAAGCGGACGTAGCGGCTGAACTGAGGGTTGCGGACAACGCCGAGGTAAAGAGCGAAGAAGGCGACGAAGGCGGCGTAGGGGATGGAGCGGTAGGCGGCGATGAGAGGGAGGATGGGGTTGAGGGCGGTGGCGAGAATGGGTAAGCGGGTGAAGAGGAAGCGGCCGTAGTGGAGTGAGTTGAAGAAGGGGAGGGCGTAGGAGGCGGTGGAGATCAAGCGATCGGTGGCGGGAACGGCGGAGCGGTAGGACATTGAGATCCGGGGAAGAGGAGTGGTACTCGGCGGTGATCGGAGAGGGAGATTGATGGTGAGTGATGGGGAG
Proteins encoded in this region:
- the LOC120270101 gene encoding uncharacterized protein LOC120270101, giving the protein MGLFVSKRINKTLISSPAFTAACNSIYADCQSKAQHAFSGLRRYQLLDAAVHLHTTLSTTVPLIHRWVSSPPSQAQVDAALHRLDPHGGWEDLYPNQFRSFALELFQDAVVCGASSTVIKGVPIGAAGIAGVGIASHAGAGFVGRIIGVYAVGVVAAVYLNLS
- the LOC120270098 gene encoding protein TIC 20-II, chloroplastic — protein: MQITSSKPLHFSASPFTFESPKLSSMAATLILHRVSPLPLLRHHRPSPSLTINLPLRSPPSTTPLPRISMSYRSAVPATDRLISTASYALPFFNSLHYGRFLFTRLPILATALNPILPLIAAYRSIPYAAFVAFFALYLGVVRNPQFSRYVRFNAMQAVVLDVLLALPSLIQRVFGVPTRGVGFQVLEIGYSSLFVFSSVCFVYGLISCVLGKTPYLPFVAAAADRQL